Genomic window (Prosthecochloris aestuarii DSM 271):
ATGCTGGTGTTCACCCCTTGAGCCAATTCGCCCATGCGACGAAGAAACTCATTTCTGTCCTCTTCGTCCCGAACAATATCGCCCTTCTCAATCCCCCGGATAATCACATGATGCAGAGTTGCCGGCGCATCCAGCCTTGCTCCTCTTTGCATGCTATTGTTTCTCGTTTATTGACAACCCCAACCCCCATTTTCATGTCTTCTGTAATATAAAAAATAATCGACTTATTCGACCTATTAAACAACGTCCCCTATTATAGGAATCGATGATCTTACCGGGTCGCTTTCGACGCAGGAATGATGTACGAGGCAACACAGAATGTATGATCGCCAGTTCTGAAGGTGCGTACTGGATACAAACCCAGTCGCCGACGCATGGAAGATCAGCATCGGACTCAACAGTGTGACGGAACCAGCCTGAAAGTTCCGCAGGCATTTCTTGCCCCTGACCCTTCACAAGGTAGGCGTTGCGGTCAACGGTCATGACTCGTGCCACGCTCTGCCCTGGTTGGAGCGCAGTTGATGCATGATCAGAAAACCAGTTATTGAAACCCAGTTGCTGTAAATTCATTGTTTCTATAACGATCAGTATCACCGGCGGCAATGGAGCGCAGCGGAATTGCCGTCCGTGTGCATGCCATTGTTGGGCATTCTTTCATTCAACGTCCAGATAATCAAAGCGGCCGATCCTCAACAGATTTTCCTTAGCGCGTTCAGCATTTTCTCGAATCCGAGGCTCTTCAGCAACCAACCCAGCCTTCAAAATTGGCTTGGCCTCATCGGCTGAAATATACATCTGCGTGCCTTGGTCCATGGCATCCGTGATTTTGGCAAAGCATTCGACAACCAGTGCCAGGTGATCCGGGAGTAGTTTATTCAGAGCTCTCACCTCAAGCAAAAGTCCAACATCTTTTCCCTGGCCAAGATCGAGAATCTTCGAGTACGATTGCAAACGCCAGTCAGGTTCGAGGCATTCGGCTTCCAGCCAAAAGGTAAATTCCTGAAGCTCCAGCGGCTCAGCGGCTTCAAAGCGCCAATCGAAAAAAGCGGTAATGCGGTCTGTCAGTGTTTTATCCAGTTGCCTGCCGCTATTTCTCAATGATCGGCCAACATGGTCGAAAAGTTGCCCCCAGCGTTTGCGGTCGTCTTTGGTCCTTTCATAAAAGCGCTCAAGCAAGCTTTCGTCACCCGTCAAAGGGTATACCTCCCATAGGTAGTAGGTGAAAAGGTGCTGGCCCAGTCTGTCGATAAGCTCCTTACCGTCGCTTATATCATTCGCCAGGATATTGAGGTTCTCTATTGCGTATTCAAACTCACCCCGCAGAATTTCAAACGTCAGTTTGACCGGACGGTTAAAGCGGATATAGCTGCCGAAGGCATCCCGCCAAACAGCTTCATTTGCCTGTAAGAAAAAGATTTTCCGTTGCTGGGCGGCCCAATCCCGATTAAGGGTGCAAAGGTTCCCGAAGTGCATCCCCAACAGCGCCTGCTCAGGCCGGGTTAACGGGATTTCAGCATCATCGGCTAAACGTTCCGCGAGGATGTCGGTCACTTCCGGCAACTGGTCATCCGGTAACTGGCGGCGAACCCAGAAGCCGAAATTGACAAGGGATTCGAGTGCCCGGCTGCGGGTATTGTTGATGGCTTCGGTAATAGGATCGTCGCGGTTAAGCAGCACCGGGTGGTCGTGATCGAGCCGCCAGTCGGACTGCCCGCACGCCTGTCGAAGCAGAACGGCAAGGCCGTCCCTTGCGGTAATTGGCGCATCCGTATCCTTGTTCACACAGGCGTCAATAAAATCAACCACGGCCCGGCGCGAGCTGCCCCAGTTGGGATGGTCGCGTGATTCGTCTCTTGGCTCGGGTTGTCCTTCCACTCGCACCGTGTCCGGATGTGACAGGACCCATGCACAGAACTCAAGCCACTGGTCCAGTTTGTCGAAATTCTTTTCCTTGACGAGTTCGAACATGGCCTTGAGCATGGCCACGACATAGACCGGCCGGGCAATCCGGTCACGGTTCGCCAGCCAGAAATCCAGCCGCTCGCCATCTGGCACGATCTTCTCTTTGAACAGGGATTGGAAGACGCCAGCCAGCGCGGAGATATTGATCTCAACCAGCCAGTTATCCTTATCCCGATGCTCCTCGTTCCAATCGTTTAGATAGGCCAGAAGCTCATCATCGGTGAAGTTTTTAAGGTCTTCAGCGGACTTCGGGCTCCGGTAGCTTACCGTGCCGCCGGCTACTCCGCCGTAGGGTGAATAGCTTTCATCGGTAACAGCCTCAGCCGAAGATTCACCTTCCAGCTCGTCGAAATATCGTCGAACATCCCCGCTAAGCAGTGGGGCGAATGGGCGCAGCTGCATACGATGAAAGTAGCGCTGACGCTGCTGAAAAGCCTCCTCACTGTACCGTTCACCCATCCATTCACGGAAATCCTCTTTCGAAGGCCCGCCGAGAATGGCGTCGAAAATCCCTCTTTGTTCCTCCTCGTTGAGCAGACGGGGGCCGAAGTGTTCACTGGCCTTGCGGATCATCAATTGAAATTCGAAGTGATGCTCCCATTTGGGATAGTCAGCGTGACCAAGAATCTGCTCGCGTATCCATGGGAGAGTCTGGTCGTTGGGGTGTGACGCGTAAAGGTGCTGCCGCAGTCGCTTGAACACCTTCCAACGATGATTTCGCAATGCCTGATCCAAGGCATCAATGGATTCCGGGGCTTTGTCATAGACCTGCTCACAGGCATAGGTCAGCGTCTGCACCAGAGTTTCCTTCGCATCCTGATAGTCGCGATCCAATTTATCCAGCCTTCGGCACCAGATTTCCGAATAGTCCTGGTCGCTGCCTTTTTCGAAATCTTCCGGGTGCATTCCCAGCCTGATCATGCTCGCCACCGCATCAATCAGGATGCGGGTAACCTGATAGGGCTCATGCTCGGCCAAGGGGCGAACACCTTTCTCCAGAATTTGCTGATATTCCCATTTATCGAAACGCGGGACCGGCTCTAGGGCAGTGTTCCAGGCTTCCGGGTTTTCTTTGCGCCGGGTCCGCTTATCCTGTTCACGAGGATCTCTGCGGAACTCAACCATCTTAAGTAATAAGGCGGGGGTAACTTCGGAAAGCTGTGCATCAAAAATAAATGGCTTTTTCAGCAAACTGATGATGAGCTCGTGACCCCATCGGCAGTTATCAATAAAGGTTGAAATAAATCGTGAAAACCTTAAAAGCGCATCAGGCGAATCGGCTTTTAACACGATTTTCAAGATACCTTCCAAAACCCGAAAGTTATCCGTATTCGGAAGTGCTGAAATTATGCCCATCACCTCAGCAGGCTCTGCGTCAAAGATGCGTATCAGATATTCAAGGGGAGGCCACCATGGGACAATATAATGCCCTTCGGTGGCCTGTTCTGCGTCGGGTGGATTGAGAAAATATCCTCTTTCCGAAAGAGGATCTAACCAAACAGCATCGCCAGCATTCTGGAAAAAGTAATCGTAATTAGTCCCTCTGCTCTCCAATAACTGCATGACCCGCTCAATTTCAATTGGTGTCACCTGGTTCCCGCGAGCGAGTATGGCCTTCAGTTCCGTCAGATCTTCGGTGGTGATGGGTTTCGTAAGATCAACGTCACCGGGAAGCCTTTCCTTTCCTGACAATTCCGGCTGAAATGCCTCGATGTACTTTTCCAGATCAGGGAAATACAAAATATAGCGTCTGCTCTCGCAGGCTTGTCGAAAGTCACCATCAAAACCAACGACAGCAATATTTGCGTAGTGCTGCTTATAATGCTGGTCCAGTGCGCTTAAAATGAACGCGTCAGGAAATTCCTTCGGCTTCTTTTCTGAGAAAGGTGGGCGGATTTCAAAATACCAGTCAACGACATCCTCGAGATTGCCAGCAATTGGCAGGTTCTCAACGACAAAATGTTCCTTGAAGGAGGACCATTGCCGATTCATCTTTTCAATGCATTTCGTTTTCAGCTCCTCTTGGGAAGGGAGTTCAACAAGGGCCAAATTGTTCACAGGGTATGCCTTATGGGCGTTTATGACTGCATTGGCGGCCTTTTCAGCTTCCCGTGAAAAGTGGCGGAGTAATTCGCGCTCCATAATTATCGGGACGAGCAGGCGAAGACCACCTTTGGCAAAGGTATCGATTAAGGCGGTAAATACCTTTGTGTCGAAACGGAGCCCTTGCCTTTTGAAGACCTCCGTATCGATATAGAGAGAGGTCGGCACATGTCTCATGGAGTACCTCCTCTAATCTCTGCTGGTGCTATTGTAAGTTATTATCATCGAGAGATATTCGTCGCCCAACGGCCGAGTTGAGCGGAATGTACGGAGCGTCAGACCGCAGGTCTGTAAGCGCAGGACATTTCCGCTCGAACGATTTGTTGGAGGCGCGCGAATCAGCGCGCACCGGAAATGAATTGTTTGAGTTTACTCAATTCGGCCGTTGCAGGCGTGCGCAGCGCGCCTGGAACATTATTTATTATCTGCATTACGCATTCCTCTTGATTTTCGTCAAAATTTACCACTATTTTGCTTTAAGCCCCAACAAATATCTGGATTTATTGGCCAGAGTAGCATGTTTATGCGGCATACGTATAAGTATACTCAACTGTTCTTCTCATGGATTTTCAAGACTTTCTCCTGAAGAAACAGCATATCCCGGAGAAGAACGTGCCGTATTATCTTCAATGGGTAGTGCAGTAACAAAAATACTGCAAACAACACCCGAATCCGGCGATTCGAGCTGAATCTCACCTTTTTCGTTTCCAGGACATCGAATAGCCATCAGGGGTGATCGACAGCGCCAGCAAAAAATGCCGCAAAGCTGTATCTTTCTCCCCATAAACGGACGTTCTGCAAAACCATCTCTACTATCCATGCGACCACGCTATTTCTCATTCCCGGCGCTCTTCATCCTTTTCCTGACGCTCCTTGCCTGCTCGGGCAGGGGCGACGACCTGCGGATTTACGAGCAGGAGAAGGTGATGATGGGGACGATCATGAAGATCAAGGCGGTTGCTCCCGGCAATGCGGAGGACAGTACGCGAGCGGCGTTTGAGGCGGCGTTCGGGGAGATGTCGGAGCTTGAATCCGAGCTGAGCGAGTGGCAAAGTACGAGCGCGGTGTCGGCGGTGAACCGGGAGGCGGGCGTGAAGAGCGTGAAGGTGCCGGACGCGGTTGTGACCGTGACAGAGAAGGCGCTGGAGATCGCGACAATGACAGATGGCGCGTTTGACGTAACTTTCAAACCGGTGGGTCAGCTGTGGAACGTCAAGGAAAGGACTGCCCCGCCGCCTCAGGACAGTATTGCAACAGCGTTGTCGCTTGTCGATTACCGGCAGATCAGACTCGACAGAGCAAAGCGCACGCTCTACCTGACGAAAAAGGGAATGGAAATCGGTTTCGGGGGAATTGCGAAGGGATATGCTGCGTGGCGGGCTGGTGAAGTGCTGAAAAAGCACGACATCCGTGATTTTATTATCAATGCCGGAGGCGATCTCTATGTCGAGGGGAAAAAAGGTGAACGGTTCTGGACGTCTGGCATAAAAAATCCCGATCAGGACAACGCGAAACCTGTCACCACGTTCAATGTGATTGCGACATGCGGTGTGGCAACGAGCGGGGATTATGAGAATTTCTTCACCTGGAAAAGCGAACGCTACCACCATATCATCGATCTGAAAACGGGCTATCCGGCGAAAGGAATGAAAAGCTCGACGGTGTTTTCAAGCGATCCGGCAAAAGCCGATGCCTATGCGACAGCGTTCTTCATCATGGGATATGAAAAAGCCCTGGCGGTTGTCGCGGAGGACCCGTCCGTGGCGTTCATTCTGATCGACAGCGACAACAAGGTCATGAGAAGCCCGAATCTCGACCAGTTCATTCAGGAACACTGAAATGGTTAGGAGTAGCAAGTTCAGAGTTCTCTGTGCTCAGTTCTGAGTTCTGACTGCTGAGTCGCCCAATCACCATTTACCTCTGCGATTGGCGGCCCTGACTCTGTCAGGTCGCCACGGGCGAGGGCACCTCGCCCCTACACGTTACACCTCCGGCGCAAACCAATCACCAATCACCAATCACCAATCACCAATCACCAATCACCAATCACCAATCACCAATCACCAATCACCAATCACCAATCACCAATCACCAATCACCAATCACCAATCACCAATCACCTCTATGCCCTCTGTGGCAAAAATCTTCTCTTCAATTCGTGAAAATTCGTGCCAATTCGTGGACTGAAATCCGTTATTCGCTATTCGTAAAGAGAAGGGTCGGCACGGGGGCCGACCCCTACGGCAATCTCAACTCCTCAACGTAGGAGGAACTGCTTCAGCCATTCCTGCTACGGCGGTAGAGATTGATGAGCGCGTTAGTTGAAGCGTCGTGGGTTGCGACGTCATCAGCGGAACCAAGTTCAGGCAGTATGGCTTTTGCCAGCTGCTTGCCAAGCTCGACCCCCCACTGGTCAAATGAGTTGATTCTCCAGATCACGCCCTGCACGAACACTTTGTGTTCATACATCGCAATAAGAGCGCCGAGATTGAACGGATTGATCTCATTGAAAATCAGGGTATTGGTCGGGCGGTTGCCGGGAAAAACCTTGTGCGGCACGAGTGCGTCGATCTCCTCTTCGCTCATTCCTGCCGAACCGAGTTCCGCTCGCGCCTCTGCTGCGGTTTTGCCTTTCATGAGCGCTTCAGTCTGGGCAAAACAGTTCGCGGCGAGAATATCGTGATGCTCCCCTGCCGGGTTCTGCGTCTTCAGAGGCAAAATGAAATCAGCCGGCACACATGACGTCCCCTGATGCATCAGCTGAAAAAACGCATGCTGTGAATTCGTGCCCGGCTCGCCCCAGATGACCGGACCGGTCGCATAATCGACCACATTGCCGTCGCGATCGACCCGCTTGCCGTTACTCTCCATATCGAGCTGCTGAAGGTAGGCCGGCAGCCGATGCAGATACTGATCATAGGGAATGACTGCATGAGAAGGGAAATCGAAAAAGTTGTTGTACCAGATGCCCAGCAGCGCAAGCACGACCGGAATGTTTGCGTCAAGCGGAGCGGAACGAAAATGTTCATCCATCGAGTGCGCTCCTGCCAGCAGTTCGAGAAAGCGATCAAAGCCCAGATACAAGGCAATTGAAAGGCCGATAGACGACCAGAGCGAGTAACGTCCGCCGACCCAGTCCCAGAAACCGAACATGTTGCCGGTATCGATACCAAATGCCTGAACGGCCTCCTTATTGGTTGAAACGGCTGCAAAATGACGCGCAATAAACGATTCGTCAACGGCTCGCTCAAGAAACCACGATCTGGCGGTATGGGCGTTGGTCAGTGTTTCCTGCGTCGTGAAGGTCTTTGATGCTATAATAAACAAAGTCGTCTCCTCATCGACCCGCTTCAGGGTCTCGCTGATGTGCGTCCCGTCGATGTTTGACACGAAATGCACCTTGACGGCGCCATGCGCAAACGGTCTGAGCGCTTCGGTAACCATATACGGCCCCAGGTCCGAACCACCAATCCCGATATTGACCACATCGGTAATAGCCTTGCCGCTGTATCCTTTCCACTTTCCGCTGAGAATCTGCTCGGTAAACCCTTTCATCTGCCCGAGCACTGCTGCAATATCCTTTCCGACCTCCTGACCGCCTTCCAGCAGAAGCTGAAAGCCCCAAGGCTGTCGCAAAGCGGTATGCAGCACGGCCCTTTTTTCAGTGAAGTTGATTTTGCTGCCTGCAAACATCTCGTCGCGGCAGGCTTCCACGCCGGCCTCCCGGGCCAGATCGGCAAGAAGGGCCATGGTTTCGGACGTCACCCTGTTCTTGGAATAATCGAGAAGCAGATCACCTGAGCGGATGGAAAACCTGCTGAACCGTTCGGGGTCATCGGCAAACAGGTCTCGCATCAGAACACAATCCAGTGTCTGTTTGTGCGATGCCAAAGCGCGCCAGGCCGGTGATTGCTGTAAACTCATAAAAACATTGGTCTGAAATGTTATTGATAATAAGAACCATTAATAAGGCATCATCCGCAGAAGGAGGCGACAGCCTTCATCATCACACTCCTGACGGACAATATCAGCATAGGAACGGATAAAAAACACACCCCTGCCGGACGGCTGCATCAGCATTTCCGGCACTGTAGGATCAGCAATTTCATAGACAGAAAAGCCGGGGCCGGAATCGCAGATCTCCACAAAAAGGGTACGAACGCCATCTTCAATGACGAGCTTGAAATGCAAACGCACGACCGCACCCTGCACATGCGCATTGCCATGCTGTACAGCATTGACAAACGCCTCTTTGATTACCAGTTCGAGTTCCAATGCAAATGGCTCACTGAACCCTTCAATCTCAGCCATGACCGAAAGGAAATCATGCAGTTTCCGACACTCCTCGATACTGCTTGAAAGCACCATTTTGTAAGAGTTCATATTGCTGACTGTAGAAGAATTGACTGAAACCTTGAGCACGACATATACCCCGCATGAGTGCTGATCATCTGCCATGAAAAGTTACAACGAAACCTGCCGGAACACAACATTTGCCAGCCAAAGAAAGCGCCTTAAATATTTAGGCCCTATCATCTCACGACAAATATTTCTTACAAATTTGTATTATTATCCTAAATAATTATATTGAACACAGAATTTCTTATAAGAAATTTATCACAACAGATCATTTGAACTAAATCATTTAATCACCATTAAAACTCTTGAGCATGAAACGACACGTCAAAGCACCAATACTGCTCACGCTCGGCTTGCTTCTTGCCGGGGTCATTTCCGGACCACCGCTTTTTGCGGCCGAAGCAACTGACGCAGCCAGTGTCAATGCTTACGCCATTGACAACATGTTCCTTTTTCTCTGCGCAGTTCTTGTCCTGTTTATGCAGGCTGGATTTGCCCTTGTTGAGTCGGGACTCAACTCCGCCAAAAACACGGTCAACATCCTGTTCAAAAATATGATGGATCTTGGCCTCGGCGTAATTCTCTTCTACATCATCGGCTACGGTCTGATGTATCCAGGTGATGCCTTTAGCGGTGGCTGGTTCGGATTCAGCGGATTCGGCATCGGTGTCGAATCGCCGGAAGCTGTTGGCGGCAACCTGCACCCGGCTGTTGACTTTCTGTTTCAGGTAGCATTTGCCGCAACCGCAGCAACGATTGTTTCCGGTGCAGTTGCAGGAAGAATGAAGTTTGAAGCCTACCTGATCTACTCTGCCGTCATCACCGCCTTTGTCTATCCGATCAGCGGTTTCTGGAAATGGGGCGGAGGCTGGTTGAATGAACTCGGCTTCTACGATTTCGCCGGTTCTCTCGTTGTCCATGCACTCGGCGGTTTTGCCGCACTTGCAGCTGCTATCGTCCTCGGACCACGCATCGGCCGCTTCAATGCAGATGGTTCGCCAAATGCAATGCCGGGTCACAACCTTGCATTGAGTACGCTTGGTGTCTTCATCCTTCTTATCGGATGGTTCGGCTTCAACCCTGGCAGCCAGCTTGCCATCGCAGGAGCAGCCAATACCGACATCGTGATGATCATTGCAACCAACACGCTGCTTGCCGCTGCTGCAGGTTCAGTCCTGGCCATGATTTTTGCATGGATCCTCTTCAAAAAACCTGACCTGACCATGGCTATGAACGGCTTGCTTGGCGGCCTGGTCGGTATCACGGCAAACTGTGACTCGGTCACCTATAACGAAGCGCTTATTATCGGTGCTGTTGCAGGAATCCTGGTCGTGCTCGGTGTCAAACTGCTTGACATGCTCAAAATCGACGACCCTGTCGGTGCATGGCCTGTCCATGGTCTGAACGGCGTCTGGGGCGGTCTGGCAACAGGCATTTTCGGCGGTCACCCGATGGTTGCTCAGATTATCGGCTCAATCGCAATACCTGTTTGGGGATTTGTCACCATGCTCGTACTTTTCCTGATTCTGAAAATGATGGGCATTCTGAGAGTATCGAGAGAAGACGAAATGAAAGGTCTCGATATTTCCGAGCACGAGGAAGAAGCATACCATGGCTTCCAGATCTTCTCAACCCAGTAACACATTAACCGGAGCTACTACAATGAAATATATTGTTGCCATGATCCAGCCCCACAAACTGCCCGATGTGAAAGCGGCACTTGCAGAGGCGGGGATCTTCAAAATGACGGTCACCAATGTTCTGGGCTGCGGTGCCCAGGGCGGATACACCGAGATCTACCGAGGGGTTCCGAATGAAATCAACCTGCTCAAAAAATTGAAAATTGAAATCGGTGTCAATGATGATTTTGAAAAGAAGACTGTAGATGCTATCATCAAAGGCGCAAAAACGGGTGAAATCGGCGATGGGAAGATTTTTGTCTTCGATATGCCGAAATGCATCCGTATTCGCACAGAAGAAACTGGTAATGACGCAATCGGCTAACGTTATCAGCAACACAAAACCTAATACCTTAACAAGGAGAAGTCTCACAATGAAAAGAACTGCAAAACTCTTATCCCTCGCTGCCATTTTCGGCCTGTCGTTCAGCCCTGCCGCTAACGCTGAAGGCTTTGATCTCGGTGCTGACGTCGTCAGCCGTTATGTATGGAGAGGTAGTGAACTCGGAGACGCTGTAGCAGTCCAGCCATGGCTCAGCTACACATTCCCAGGCATCGGTGTCGAAGTCGGCTCATGGGCTTCGTTCGGCTTCGATAACGATGAGTTCAATGAAGTTGACCTGTATGCAACAGTTCCTTTCGGCAACTTCAGCTTCACGGTAACCGACTACTACTTCCCTGGATACAGCGGAGTCGATGACGACTTCTTCGAATACGGTGATGACGACGATGATGCTCACATTCTTGAGCTGAGCGCAGGCTACGAGTACGGAAATCTCTCTCTGCTTGGTGCTGTCAACGTCCTTGGCGACGATGATAACTCGCTCTACTTCGAAGCAGGCTACAACATCTACGACAAAGATGACTATGCTGCATCTGTCTTCGTCGGTGGCGGTGATGGCTTCTACACCACAGGCAACGCTGGCGGCGACTTCAATGTTGTTGCTGTAGGCCTGAATGTCTCCAAAGACATTTTCAACGCTTCCTACATCATCAATCCTGATCAGGAAACATCATTCCTCGTTCTCGGCGTCACACTTCAGCCGTAATGAGTTGATGAACAGAGGTTCAGCCTGACCGCGATACTCTGTAGGTGATACTGTGTTGCTTCGGGAGCATCTGACACGCAAACCAGGCTGGACCTCTCATTGCAACAAAACAACGGGCCTCAAAGCCCGTTGTTTTGTTGCAGAAATAATAACAATTGCTAACAAAGTG
Coding sequences:
- the pgi gene encoding glucose-6-phosphate isomerase; translation: MSLQQSPAWRALASHKQTLDCVLMRDLFADDPERFSRFSIRSGDLLLDYSKNRVTSETMALLADLAREAGVEACRDEMFAGSKINFTEKRAVLHTALRQPWGFQLLLEGGQEVGKDIAAVLGQMKGFTEQILSGKWKGYSGKAITDVVNIGIGGSDLGPYMVTEALRPFAHGAVKVHFVSNIDGTHISETLKRVDEETTLFIIASKTFTTQETLTNAHTARSWFLERAVDESFIARHFAAVSTNKEAVQAFGIDTGNMFGFWDWVGGRYSLWSSIGLSIALYLGFDRFLELLAGAHSMDEHFRSAPLDANIPVVLALLGIWYNNFFDFPSHAVIPYDQYLHRLPAYLQQLDMESNGKRVDRDGNVVDYATGPVIWGEPGTNSQHAFFQLMHQGTSCVPADFILPLKTQNPAGEHHDILAANCFAQTEALMKGKTAAEARAELGSAGMSEEEIDALVPHKVFPGNRPTNTLIFNEINPFNLGALIAMYEHKVFVQGVIWRINSFDQWGVELGKQLAKAILPELGSADDVATHDASTNALINLYRRSRNG
- a CDS encoding P-II family nitrogen regulator — translated: MKYIVAMIQPHKLPDVKAALAEAGIFKMTVTNVLGCGAQGGYTEIYRGVPNEINLLKKLKIEIGVNDDFEKKTVDAIIKGAKTGEIGDGKIFVFDMPKCIRIRTEETGNDAIG
- a CDS encoding ATP-binding protein codes for the protein MNSYKMVLSSSIEECRKLHDFLSVMAEIEGFSEPFALELELVIKEAFVNAVQHGNAHVQGAVVRLHFKLVIEDGVRTLFVEICDSGPGFSVYEIADPTVPEMLMQPSGRGVFFIRSYADIVRQECDDEGCRLLLRMMPY
- a CDS encoding FAD:protein FMN transferase; this translates as MRPRYFSFPALFILFLTLLACSGRGDDLRIYEQEKVMMGTIMKIKAVAPGNAEDSTRAAFEAAFGEMSELESELSEWQSTSAVSAVNREAGVKSVKVPDAVVTVTEKALEIATMTDGAFDVTFKPVGQLWNVKERTAPPPQDSIATALSLVDYRQIRLDRAKRTLYLTKKGMEIGFGGIAKGYAAWRAGEVLKKHDIRDFIINAGGDLYVEGKKGERFWTSGIKNPDQDNAKPVTTFNVIATCGVATSGDYENFFTWKSERYHHIIDLKTGYPAKGMKSSTVFSSDPAKADAYATAFFIMGYEKALAVVAEDPSVAFILIDSDNKVMRSPNLDQFIQEH
- a CDS encoding PIN domain-containing protein; amino-acid sequence: MRHVPTSLYIDTEVFKRQGLRFDTKVFTALIDTFAKGGLRLLVPIIMERELLRHFSREAEKAANAVINAHKAYPVNNLALVELPSQEELKTKCIEKMNRQWSSFKEHFVVENLPIAGNLEDVVDWYFEIRPPFSEKKPKEFPDAFILSALDQHYKQHYANIAVVGFDGDFRQACESRRYILYFPDLEKYIEAFQPELSGKERLPGDVDLTKPITTEDLTELKAILARGNQVTPIEIERVMQLLESRGTNYDYFFQNAGDAVWLDPLSERGYFLNPPDAEQATEGHYIVPWWPPLEYLIRIFDAEPAEVMGIISALPNTDNFRVLEGILKIVLKADSPDALLRFSRFISTFIDNCRWGHELIISLLKKPFIFDAQLSEVTPALLLKMVEFRRDPREQDKRTRRKENPEAWNTALEPVPRFDKWEYQQILEKGVRPLAEHEPYQVTRILIDAVASMIRLGMHPEDFEKGSDQDYSEIWCRRLDKLDRDYQDAKETLVQTLTYACEQVYDKAPESIDALDQALRNHRWKVFKRLRQHLYASHPNDQTLPWIREQILGHADYPKWEHHFEFQLMIRKASEHFGPRLLNEEEQRGIFDAILGGPSKEDFREWMGERYSEEAFQQRQRYFHRMQLRPFAPLLSGDVRRYFDELEGESSAEAVTDESYSPYGGVAGGTVSYRSPKSAEDLKNFTDDELLAYLNDWNEEHRDKDNWLVEINISALAGVFQSLFKEKIVPDGERLDFWLANRDRIARPVYVVAMLKAMFELVKEKNFDKLDQWLEFCAWVLSHPDTVRVEGQPEPRDESRDHPNWGSSRRAVVDFIDACVNKDTDAPITARDGLAVLLRQACGQSDWRLDHDHPVLLNRDDPITEAINNTRSRALESLVNFGFWVRRQLPDDQLPEVTDILAERLADDAEIPLTRPEQALLGMHFGNLCTLNRDWAAQQRKIFFLQANEAVWRDAFGSYIRFNRPVKLTFEILRGEFEYAIENLNILANDISDGKELIDRLGQHLFTYYLWEVYPLTGDESLLERFYERTKDDRKRWGQLFDHVGRSLRNSGRQLDKTLTDRITAFFDWRFEAAEPLELQEFTFWLEAECLEPDWRLQSYSKILDLGQGKDVGLLLEVRALNKLLPDHLALVVECFAKITDAMDQGTQMYISADEAKPILKAGLVAEEPRIRENAERAKENLLRIGRFDYLDVE
- a CDS encoding ammonium transporter; the encoded protein is MKRHVKAPILLTLGLLLAGVISGPPLFAAEATDAASVNAYAIDNMFLFLCAVLVLFMQAGFALVESGLNSAKNTVNILFKNMMDLGLGVILFYIIGYGLMYPGDAFSGGWFGFSGFGIGVESPEAVGGNLHPAVDFLFQVAFAATAATIVSGAVAGRMKFEAYLIYSAVITAFVYPISGFWKWGGGWLNELGFYDFAGSLVVHALGGFAALAAAIVLGPRIGRFNADGSPNAMPGHNLALSTLGVFILLIGWFGFNPGSQLAIAGAANTDIVMIIATNTLLAAAAGSVLAMIFAWILFKKPDLTMAMNGLLGGLVGITANCDSVTYNEALIIGAVAGILVVLGVKLLDMLKIDDPVGAWPVHGLNGVWGGLATGIFGGHPMVAQIIGSIAIPVWGFVTMLVLFLILKMMGILRVSREDEMKGLDISEHEEEAYHGFQIFSTQ